In the genome of Candidatus Omnitrophota bacterium, the window GCCTTGCAGCCGCGAACCGAAGCGGCGCAGAGTTAATAATTCCTTCTCATCGAAATAGCCCGCCAGCGAAAGCGCGGCGTACAAAGCGGGAACGCAATGCCCTTTGGACATAATGAACCGGTCGCGCTCCTCCCATTTGGGATTGGCGGGATCGTGCTTCATCGCGCCGAACATCAAGGCGGAAACGATGTCCGCAACGGATAAAGAGCCGCCGGGATGCCCGGAAGCGGCTTCCGTCAGCATTTTGACGACGTTGATGCGGATGGTTTTCGCGTATTGTTTCAGCGTATCTATATCTCGCGTAAGTTGAAAAACCATGATCCATCCTTTTTGCTTAGGTTAGAAAAATGGAAAAACGAATCTTCTCTCGCGTCTGCGATGACGAACCATTCTCATTATCCAGGGAAATGAGCGAAAAAACGTCCAATAGTAAGGGATAAAAGCGATAATAGGTTAACTTCCCCCTCCGCCGCAGGCAAGAGCCGCAAACTGGTTGTTGTTATTCCTAGAGAGCGCCATTGATCTCGCCGCCCCGGTTGTTGCGGGTTTCGCCGCCAGTGATGCCGATATCGCCCCAGCTGATTAAGCCGTTGGAAGGATGGTAAATCATTCCCCGGTCGCCCAGTCCCATGGCGTACCATTCCAAAGCGGATTGGGCGTGATCCGGTCCAAAACTATATAAGAGATAACCGTTCATCTTCATATCGCACAGGTTGGCGCGTCCCGCCCAAGTCAAAGAAGGTTTTTTAGGATCGCAATCGAAACTGAAATACTTATAACTTTTTTGCAGCGTGAAAGCCGATCCATTGCGGTCGAATTTATCCGCTCCTCCGAAGATATCCTCCATGCTGATGGAACTGAGATAAGCGATGGGCGTGGTCAATTCATGCAAATCCTGCGTCAAGTCCGGCCCGATAGCGCCTGGAGGATATTTTGCCCGATCGAGACGGTAGGTTTCCAGCGCCAAGCCGACGGCCTTCAAATCTCCTTTGGTGCGGGCGACTTTAGCGCGGATCTGGGCGTTGAGAAAATTGGGCACGGCGATGGCGGCCAAAACGCCGATGATCGCGACGACGATAAGCAATTCGATGAGAGTAAATCCGTTCTTTCGCATGATATTTTCCATTTCTTCAAGACGTTCTCCGATAGAATCTTCAAGAAACGATCTATCATTAAATAAATTTTTCCCATCTTAAACTCAATATTATCAAATAGTAACTATTAAATTATCATCGGTGAAACGTTCCATGTGGAACGTGGATTATTACCATTATTATATCAAGGATTGGTAGTATCTCTTCGCTTCATCCCCTGAAAATCTTTCATCATTCCTTACTTCATCAATCATCTTCGATAAGACAGAGTTTTCGATCGTTTCTTCCAATAGATTAAATTCCTCAATCGGTATTTGAACCGCGAATGGTTTTTGATTTTCGTCGAGAACGATTTTTTTATGGATTGCCAACATGATTAGCGGCCTTTCGTATGGTTTCTACTTATATATCAATGGAAACGATTCGGGATTCTCAATCGATTCCAGGCTAAGATCGACATCCAGCGCTGGCCAGCGCAGATGATCTTCATGCACAAGTTGAACGTTCAAGATATCTTCGATTTTCGCCTGGAGAAACCAAGAAAATTGTTCGAATGGCAAAAAATGTTCTTTCTCCCGAACGAGCAGCCAAAATCCCAATTTGCCGATATTGGTCACTTCAACGGGAGAAATGCTCTTTCCAGACGCGAATGAGTTCATGCTTGCGCTCCTCTACAACTCTACCTATATCGTTTATTTCGCTACTCGAAAAACCATAATTTTTTGCCAGCGAAACGGTTGGTTCAAGCCAGAATTTCGCTTCTCCATCTGCGCTCGATACATGCACATGAGACCTCGGCTCTTCCCGTGAGAAGAAGAAAAACCGATAACCTTTCCAGTAGAAAACCGTAGGACTCATAATCACTTATCGTCGTATCGAGAGTCATAGATATAAATCTTGATCCTGCTGCGTTCGACGGCTTCGCGGAAATAGGGATTCTTGATGGAATCTTCCAACACTAAATCTACAGGCCGTCCGAATATCTCCTCCAAGCGTTCCTTCAGATCGAAATAGCGGCTGAACATTTTTCCCGGCTTCCTGTCAAAAAGCGCTACGACATCCACATCGCTATCCGGTCCGAAATTCTCCCCGGCGAACGAACCGAAAACATCCAAGCGCCTAACGCTCGCCTCCGCGCAAGCGTTGCTAATCGCTGGTTTATATTTATCTTATGTCTTGCATAGTTTTAACCTGATTATCTTGCGTTTTATAGCGTTGTAGGATGGGTCGCGTTGTTTGACCCATCAATTACAATATACATAACACTTATCTTATAACGTTAGACAATCTTAAGTTTCTCTTTGATATACTTCTCAATATCCTTAATTACTTCATCATATTCGGCTCGGTGAATTCGTTTCGACTCAAAATCAATTTTCACATCCTGCAGAAATTTCTCAAAGTCAGTGTTTTGCTCGCATAGTTTGTTGATTGTCTCCCAATCAAGAGCGCTCTTGATCCTTGCTGGATAGAGTATAGTTGATCCATCAATATCCTTTGGATCCAAATGAATAATTCCAATCCCGAAGGAGGATGCTAACCGTTCAAGTTCCGAAAGGAATTCATCATCTTGCAAAATGTCCGCTGCAACAAGATACCCTTCATGCGCCCAAGATGAATTGGAAACGGATTGAAAATAGGCTTCCCTATAGTTTCCTTTTGTCAGAGATTTTTTAAGTTCAAACGAGAACAAGCGCAAAGAGTTATTATCCGAAAGCCGATTAAATTCGATAACATCGGGACGCCAATCATCCAGAGGTAGGTAAAAACCAACCATATCCGGGTGAATCCATTCATTGAATC includes:
- a CDS encoding prepilin-type N-terminal cleavage/methylation domain-containing protein produces the protein MRKNGFTLIELLIVVAIIGVLAAIAVPNFLNAQIRAKVARTKGDLKAVGLALETYRLDRAKYPPGAIGPDLTQDLHELTTPIAYLSSISMEDIFGGADKFDRNGSAFTLQKSYKYFSFDCDPKKPSLTWAGRANLCDMKMNGYLLYSFGPDHAQSALEWYAMGLGDRGMIYHPSNGLISWGDIGITGGETRNNRGGEINGAL
- a CDS encoding DUF2442 domain-containing protein, whose translation is MNSFASGKSISPVEVTNIGKLGFWLLVREKEHFLPFEQFSWFLQAKIEDILNVQLVHEDHLRWPALDVDLSLESIENPESFPLIYK
- a CDS encoding DUF4160 domain-containing protein; this encodes MSPTVFYWKGYRFFFFSREEPRSHVHVSSADGEAKFWLEPTVSLAKNYGFSSSEINDIGRVVEERKHELIRVWKEHFSR
- a CDS encoding nucleotidyltransferase domain-containing protein, translating into MSNACAEASVRRLDVFGSFAGENFGPDSDVDVVALFDRKPGKMFSRYFDLKERLEEIFGRPVDLVLEDSIKNPYFREAVERSRIKIYIYDSRYDDK
- a CDS encoding HTH domain-containing protein, with the protein product MSNTYLDLAYEVLNQSPKPLTYQEIWQFANEKGMTLKIKTTGKTPWQSLGAQLYVEVRDNISSKFIKVGKRPVRFFLKERQSDLPLDAINKIEKEEVKKSEKKTEFSERDLHPLLTYFAYANPSFNRGRSIYTKTIHHEKSSKTGFNEWIHPDMVGFYLPLDDWRPDVIEFNRLSDNNSLRLFSFELKKSLTKGNYREAYFQSVSNSSWAHEGYLVAADILQDDEFLSELERLASSFGIGIIHLDPKDIDGSTILYPARIKSALDWETINKLCEQNTDFEKFLQDVKIDFESKRIHRAEYDEVIKDIEKYIKEKLKIV